One region of Alcanivorax sediminis genomic DNA includes:
- a CDS encoding Flp family type IVb pilin, with the protein MSSLSRFYQSLMARLFTRMPGRAHGQRGASALEYIVLAAALIIIIGGLATNTTVQDALNSAFENLFADASNAGG; encoded by the coding sequence ATGAGTAGTTTGTCCCGATTTTATCAATCCCTTATGGCTCGACTATTTACCCGTATGCCGGGTCGTGCCCATGGTCAGCGGGGCGCCAGTGCGCTGGAATACATCGTGCTGGCAGCAGCCCTGATCATCATTATTGGCGGGCTGGCGACCAATACCACGGTTCAGGACGCCTTGAATTCGGCGTTCGAAAATCTGTTCGCAGACGCCTCCAACGCAGGCGGCTGA
- a CDS encoding TadE/TadG family type IV pilus assembly protein: MKGRHQQFGAVALEFIMLFPFVVAMLYGAAVYGLTFFAQYRMQNAVDTAVATALYLDRSAYESDALPAAVTQRANTALAGLVAQLPQSLRNLNTDSACSLETVGGIEMLHCELVYSNYAANPVAPALNFGMLGEFPPLPAQLDVDARAAF, translated from the coding sequence GTGAAAGGTCGTCACCAGCAATTCGGTGCGGTAGCACTCGAATTCATCATGCTGTTTCCGTTTGTGGTTGCCATGCTGTATGGCGCAGCGGTGTACGGCCTTACCTTTTTTGCCCAATACCGGATGCAGAACGCGGTCGATACCGCCGTGGCCACTGCTCTGTACCTGGATCGTTCTGCCTACGAAAGTGACGCCCTGCCTGCTGCGGTAACCCAGCGTGCCAACACGGCACTGGCCGGGCTGGTGGCGCAGTTGCCGCAGAGTCTGCGTAACCTCAATACCGATTCGGCCTGCTCCCTGGAGACCGTGGGCGGTATCGAAATGCTCCATTGTGAGTTGGTGTACAGTAACTATGCAGCGAATCCCGTTGCGCCGGCGCTGAATTTCGGCATGCTGGGGGAGTTTCCCCCATTGCCCGCGCAGTTGGATGTGGATGCAAGGGCCGCGTTTTAA
- the cpaB gene encoding Flp pilus assembly protein CpaB produces MGSRLLYMLPALVVALVALILAVVGLSRNPASSLAVAPDDKARVAQEQQAPAFRYWVVTESLNIGDELTEDSLAVVSSPAPIANVLTADEDVVGKELRQFARPGELLSRNHLEPGGTLPGTLPAGYRALAVAVDDVVMAGGLVTPGDLVDVVVAFRKGDGERDNPAAMVLLSNVQVLAVKGAMAEAQSGQDREQQRRNNTVVLAVPSDKMPAVLLAEEEGALRLAVVASKDKSLAAGGSGKPVYYRDLFPGKSAPVRKSAPGQRVEVYEGSDSRSTYVR; encoded by the coding sequence ATGGGATCGAGACTGCTGTACATGCTGCCCGCTCTGGTGGTGGCATTGGTTGCCCTGATACTGGCGGTGGTGGGGTTGAGTCGTAATCCGGCTTCGTCTCTGGCAGTGGCACCCGATGACAAGGCGCGAGTTGCTCAGGAGCAACAGGCTCCGGCATTCCGTTATTGGGTGGTGACCGAAAGCCTCAATATCGGCGATGAGCTGACGGAAGATTCTCTGGCGGTGGTGTCCTCGCCGGCGCCTATCGCCAATGTGCTGACCGCGGACGAAGACGTGGTGGGCAAGGAATTACGCCAGTTTGCCCGTCCGGGCGAGCTGCTTTCCCGCAATCATCTGGAACCTGGTGGAACCCTGCCCGGCACCTTGCCGGCGGGATATCGTGCCTTGGCGGTGGCCGTGGATGACGTGGTCATGGCCGGTGGCCTGGTAACACCGGGTGATCTGGTTGATGTGGTTGTGGCGTTTCGCAAGGGCGATGGCGAGCGCGATAATCCAGCCGCCATGGTGCTGCTCAGTAATGTTCAGGTGCTGGCGGTGAAGGGGGCCATGGCGGAGGCCCAGTCCGGTCAGGACCGGGAACAACAGCGCCGCAACAATACGGTGGTGCTGGCGGTGCCCAGTGACAAGATGCCGGCGGTGTTGCTGGCGGAAGAAGAAGGGGCGCTGCGGCTGGCCGTGGTGGCCAGCAAAGACAAGAGTCTGGCGGCCGGTGGCAGTGGCAAGCCGGTGTACTACCGTGACCTGTTCCCGGGCAAGTCGGCGCCAGTGCGCAAGTCGGCGCCGGGCCAGCGGGTGGAAGTTTACGAAGGATCGGATTCAAGGAGCACCTATGTGCGTTAG